The bacterium DNA segment TCGCCGGGACTGTTGCGGGCAACAGCCAGGCCCTCGGCGCGATCGAGACCAAGATCGATGGCGAGGTTTCGGGTGGTATTGATGACATTAAGTCGTCGGTCTCGACGCTCGACTTCAAGATCGATCAGGTAGAGATGAAGATACTACACGGTCTGCTCGTCGCTGGGGATTATGGTTGCTTGCCCCCAATCATCTTCACGCCCGTCTGTGTCAATCCATACGGCAAGCTTGAGGAGGTTATGTCGTTTGTGAAGATGACATTGGATGACCTGATGGCTATGGGCTATATCCAATATGACAGCAGGTCTTGGGCGGCGTGGTATGCTGGTGAGGCGGCTTATCAAGAGGGGCAATGGTTAACCGCTGGTCAGTGCTTCTACACGTCATATCACTATGCTATGATCGACTGCGGGGCTTGCCAGCAGCAGTAAAGGTAGCTGTTTAAGCTGTTAGTTGAGAATGCCCGGCGCGCATAGTCGCGCCGGGCATTCGCTAGTTCACGTAGATAGGAGAGAGATTCTCTGGACATGATCAGGCGTTGGGCGGTTGTTTTGGGTATAGGGGCTTTTGCGTGCCTCGTCGTAGCGTTTGCGGTGCTTTCGTTACAGCCCAAGAGAGATTCTTCAGGTTTAGATGTGCCCATCAAATATGTAACGCCAGAGAAGCACAGGAAGGCCTTGCCTCATCTTGGGGCGAAGTCTGGTCCTCAGAGCTTGGCTCTGGAATCGCTGTCGGTGGAGGAGCTGATCGAGCTGCTCGGCTCGAAGGACAACGAGGTCACAAAGAGAGCTGCAAGGAAGCTGGAGGGCATGGGCTCTTCGGCGGTCCCAGCGCTCATCAAACGGCTGTCGGAGACTCTCAGCGTGGGCAATGGTTTCAACAAGTTGCGCTGGTGGTGTGTCAATGCGCTGGGCAGCATCAAGGACAAGCGCGCGACTGACGTTCTGGTGAAGTGTGCGGTCATGGACGGGGACCCTCACGCGAGGTGGCGTTCGATCTGGGCGCTCAACGTTATCGGTGAGGAGCGTCGGGCTGTACTTCTAAAGGCGTATCTTAAGAGCAGTAATAAGCTAGAACGTTTCAACGCGGCGACCGCGCTGAGCTCGATGGATATCGACGACGGGGTCAAGGAGATCGAGGAGGCGACCAAGAGCAGCGACATGTGGCTGCGTTGGCAGGCGGTATCAGCGCTTGGTCGGATCAAGAGCCCGGAGACGCTCGCGGTGCTCAAGGATTGTCTGAAGGACCCAGATGGCAGCATTAGGCAGGAAGCGGCGATGTCGCTTGGTCGGCTGAAGAACATCAAGGCGGCACCGGCGCTTGTCGAGGCGCTTGTCGATACAAAGGCCGGAGTGAGGTGGCGTGCGGCGCGGTCGCTGGGCCAGCTCGGGGCCAAGGAAGCCATAGCAGCTCTGGTCAAGCTCTTGGACGACCCAGATGGTTCAGTTCGGGGACAGACGGCGATCGCGCTTGGCGAGCTTGGGTGCAAGGACAGGAGCGTAGCCAGGAAGGTGATCAATATGTTGTCTGACGCTGACAAGGACGTGCGCAGCAAGGCAGCCGTCGCAATAGGCACAATATGCAGTTCCGACGATGTCGAGCCCGTGAACAAGGCCCTTCAGAGCGAGCAGGACGAGCGAGTTAAGCGTAAGCTCGAACGTTCGCTGCGAGCATTGAGGTCCTCCGCCAGAAGATCGTCGCTCATGTCAACGATCGATGATAGGCCTTGCTCGGTGATTTCGAGGGCTGCATAAATGCTGTTCAGAGATTGTGTTAGGAAGGCCTTCATTATCGCAGTTTCAATGTTGTTGTGCCTCGCCGCAGCGAATCTGTTCGCCGAAGAGGTGGGCAACAAAAACGGCCCCACGGCTGAGAGTTCGGATAGCGAGAGAGGCGAGAAGGTGCTGGCCGAGGCTGGTGGCGAGGTCCTTTCTCTTAGCGAGTTCAACAAAAGCCTCGAGCTGCTGGAGTTGCAGGCAAAAGAGGAGCTGACGCTTGAGAAAAAGAAGGCCCTCGTTGAGAACTGGATACTTACTCGGGTCCTCGCCGCGGAAGCGTTGAAGCGTGGCTTCGCGGAGCGAGATGATGTGAAATCGCGCCTCGCGAAGAGCCGTGCGAAGATACTTGCCGAGGAGCTTCTCAGGGAAGAACTGACGAAGATAACGACGACCGAGCAGGACATCAGTGATTACTATGAGTCGCATCGGGATGTGTTCACGATCCCCCAGACTGTCCACCTCGGTGTCATCACGTTGAGAACGCAGGCGGCGGCGGCGGCAGTGCTCAAACGGCTTACAGGGGGCGAGGACTTCGCGAAAGTCGCCAAGTCCGTTTCCATCGACAAGTATAAGGAGGCGGGCGGCGACGCCGGCATTATCGGGAAGTCAGAGAAGCTTCCAGAGTATGTAGGGGCTGCGTTTTACCTTCAAGAGGGCAGTTTGAGCGACGTTATCCCGTGCGAGGAG contains these protein-coding regions:
- a CDS encoding HEAT repeat domain-containing protein → MIRRWAVVLGIGAFACLVVAFAVLSLQPKRDSSGLDVPIKYVTPEKHRKALPHLGAKSGPQSLALESLSVEELIELLGSKDNEVTKRAARKLEGMGSSAVPALIKRLSETLSVGNGFNKLRWWCVNALGSIKDKRATDVLVKCAVMDGDPHARWRSIWALNVIGEERRAVLLKAYLKSSNKLERFNAATALSSMDIDDGVKEIEEATKSSDMWLRWQAVSALGRIKSPETLAVLKDCLKDPDGSIRQEAAMSLGRLKNIKAAPALVEALVDTKAGVRWRAARSLGQLGAKEAIAALVKLLDDPDGSVRGQTAIALGELGCKDRSVARKVINMLSDADKDVRSKAAVAIGTICSSDDVEPVNKALQSEQDERVKRKLERSLRALRSSARRSSLMSTIDDRPCSVISRAA
- a CDS encoding peptidyl-prolyl cis-trans isomerase, producing the protein MLFRDCVRKAFIIAVSMLLCLAAANLFAEEVGNKNGPTAESSDSERGEKVLAEAGGEVLSLSEFNKSLELLELQAKEELTLEKKKALVENWILTRVLAAEALKRGFAERDDVKSRLAKSRAKILAEELLREELTKITTTEQDISDYYESHRDVFTIPQTVHLGVITLRTQAAAAAVLKRLTGGEDFAKVAKSVSIDKYKEAGGDAGIIGKSEKLPEYVGAAFYLQEGSLSDVIPCEEGYCILKAMSKSAPKTLTFSELSPKLKAMIEKHALKEKRARAISQLQTELEKKVGVSRNLALLGQ